One stretch of Chryseobacterium fluminis DNA includes these proteins:
- a CDS encoding PAS domain-containing sensor histidine kinase: protein METYIDSDAINDNLNNNIYLQALNSARSGIIITDNRQPDNPIIYCNKSFENMTGYSHNEVIGHNCRFLQAQDRSQPERQKIKDAIQNGTECKVEIRNYKKNGNLFWNELIISPVLDHNGNVTHFIGVQNDITERKKYETELREEKASVDRKIKERTKELRDNEAFLSSIIQTVRESLLVLDAEYKVLSANTHFLNSFKVTSEDTIGKVLFELGNHQWDIDRLKDLLTKILPTNNPVIDFEVEHDFPYIGKKIMLVNAYRVEFEGQYKDRILIAIEDITDKKEIDRRKDDFLSIASHELKTPLTTIKGFVQLLERMIPENSSEKFVTTLGKVSVYVDRLNNLISELLDTSKIQSGNIEIHKEPFDIDKLIKDTVENLALATPEYKINIISNTKADILGDELQISQVINNLVSNAIKYSPGKDKIDVYCNRVGNFVKVSVKDYGMGISQQDQAKIFDRFFRARDIQKKFPGMGIGLYICHEIIAKHNGTLWVESEIGSGSTFNFTLPIMKR, encoded by the coding sequence ATGGAAACATATATTGACAGTGATGCAATAAATGATAATCTGAATAACAATATTTATCTGCAGGCACTAAATTCAGCAAGATCAGGCATCATCATCACAGATAACAGACAGCCGGACAATCCCATTATCTACTGTAATAAATCCTTTGAGAATATGACCGGATATTCACACAATGAGGTTATAGGTCATAATTGCCGTTTCTTACAGGCTCAGGACAGGTCTCAGCCTGAACGTCAAAAGATTAAGGATGCTATACAGAACGGTACTGAATGCAAAGTAGAGATCAGAAACTACAAAAAGAACGGAAATTTATTCTGGAACGAACTGATCATTTCTCCGGTTCTTGATCATAACGGAAATGTAACCCACTTTATCGGTGTACAGAATGACATTACAGAACGTAAGAAATACGAAACAGAGTTGAGGGAAGAAAAAGCATCGGTAGATAGAAAGATCAAAGAGCGCACCAAGGAACTTCGCGATAACGAGGCATTTCTTTCAAGTATTATTCAGACGGTAAGAGAGAGCCTGCTGGTATTAGATGCAGAGTATAAAGTCCTCAGTGCCAATACGCACTTTCTTAATTCTTTTAAAGTCACTTCTGAAGATACCATTGGAAAAGTCCTTTTTGAGCTGGGTAATCACCAGTGGGATATTGACCGGTTAAAGGATCTTTTAACAAAAATTCTGCCTACGAACAATCCGGTGATCGATTTTGAAGTCGAGCACGATTTTCCTTATATAGGAAAAAAGATCATGCTGGTTAATGCTTACCGGGTAGAGTTTGAGGGGCAGTATAAAGACCGCATCCTAATTGCTATCGAGGATATTACTGACAAAAAAGAGATTGACAGACGCAAGGATGACTTTCTTTCTATCGCAAGCCACGAATTAAAAACACCTTTGACGACGATTAAGGGCTTTGTGCAGTTGCTTGAAAGAATGATTCCGGAAAATTCATCTGAAAAATTTGTCACTACGCTGGGGAAAGTATCCGTTTATGTAGACCGGCTGAATAATCTGATATCAGAACTGTTGGATACATCCAAAATCCAGTCCGGAAATATTGAGATCCATAAGGAACCGTTCGATATCGACAAACTGATAAAAGATACCGTTGAAAATCTTGCACTGGCAACACCGGAATATAAAATTAACATCATCAGTAACACTAAAGCAGACATTCTGGGAGATGAGCTGCAAATCTCGCAGGTGATTAATAACCTTGTATCCAATGCCATTAAGTACTCACCGGGAAAAGACAAGATTGATGTATACTGTAACAGGGTCGGAAATTTTGTAAAGGTCTCTGTAAAGGATTATGGTATGGGCATAAGCCAGCAGGATCAGGCAAAGATTTTTGACAGGTTCTTCCGCGCCCGGGACATTCAGAAAAAATTTCCGGGTATGGGAATAGGGCTTTATATATGCCATGAGATCATCGCTAAACACAATGGAACATTATGGGTAGAAAGTGAAATAGGTTCGGGATCTACATTCAATTTCACTTTACCAATTATGAAAAGATAA
- a CDS encoding peptidoglycan D,D-transpeptidase FtsI family protein codes for MNTRYLKVFSALAVIALIFVARLAYLQLFTDRYALNAANTSIKIEYVIPQRGVIFDRNGKIMVGNQPAYEISFTQALMKPDFDTIGFCNLMKISKSDFITRVNIIKKEKYYSKLTPMTFIKDLSREDIARVQEIIFKYPAFSIVSRPQRQYEVSTSGNLLGYTSEVNEREIKKDSTYYLPGDFIGKTGVEKSYEKELRGVKGMKYIQKDIRLRNIGSYKNGALDKDVITGKDITLTIDYDLQRMAEEMLVDKHGAIVAIDPNNGEILTMATGPDIDPNLFTGPNKSKNLYALSKDTIYENKPTFDRSAQAAYPPGSTFKLLTALSAMQMGVMTENTIFPCGGGFNYRGLRIKGHGGADPLIPSIQISSNCYFSYAYLAIINKYPGNPSKGVDEWKKIMNSFGVGEFLNNDLAVGAKGRIPSGEFYEKRQKTLNKYSGKKDYKNWDPLATGAVFNGMGQGDIMITPLQLANYVGAIANKGWYYTPHIVKAIDGKPNPDPRFKKKHKTLVDPKHFEPVLKGMEAVVLRGTARSLKSNDFTMLAKTGTAQVPQGKDNSIFVLIAPADKPKIVVVAVMEHAGFGATWAGPASAVIAEKYITGDLKRENLYKKMTGASFMPEYKRQWVADLKRKGLYKDPAMDSVKQKRIQDSLKLVKEQKLKLQKRIDEETKNSKNTKPAKQ; via the coding sequence TTGAACACACGTTATTTAAAAGTTTTTTCCGCTCTTGCTGTTATCGCCTTGATTTTCGTGGCGAGACTTGCTTATTTACAGTTGTTTACAGACCGGTATGCCTTAAATGCGGCCAATACATCCATTAAAATCGAATACGTCATTCCACAACGGGGAGTCATTTTCGACAGAAACGGGAAAATCATGGTAGGCAACCAGCCTGCATACGAGATTTCTTTTACACAAGCCTTAATGAAGCCTGATTTTGATACCATTGGCTTTTGTAATTTAATGAAGATCAGTAAATCTGACTTCATCACCAGGGTAAATATCATCAAAAAAGAAAAATATTATTCGAAGCTGACGCCGATGACTTTTATTAAGGACCTCAGCAGAGAAGATATCGCCAGAGTTCAGGAAATTATATTTAAATATCCTGCGTTCAGTATTGTTTCAAGACCTCAGCGTCAGTACGAAGTTTCTACTTCAGGAAACCTTTTAGGCTACACGAGTGAAGTTAATGAAAGAGAAATAAAAAAAGATTCTACATACTATCTGCCTGGAGATTTTATCGGGAAAACGGGAGTGGAAAAATCTTATGAAAAAGAACTTCGGGGCGTAAAAGGAATGAAATATATCCAGAAGGATATCCGGCTTCGAAACATTGGTTCTTACAAAAACGGGGCACTGGATAAGGATGTTATTACGGGAAAAGACATCACGCTGACTATTGATTATGATCTCCAGAGAATGGCCGAAGAAATGCTTGTGGATAAGCATGGCGCTATCGTCGCCATAGACCCTAATAACGGTGAGATATTAACCATGGCCACCGGCCCGGATATTGATCCGAACTTATTTACAGGTCCTAACAAATCCAAGAATCTATACGCCTTATCAAAAGATACGATTTATGAAAATAAACCTACTTTTGACAGGTCCGCACAGGCTGCTTACCCTCCCGGTTCCACTTTTAAGCTGCTGACCGCACTTTCAGCGATGCAGATGGGAGTGATGACAGAGAATACCATATTTCCCTGTGGAGGCGGTTTTAATTACAGAGGATTAAGAATTAAAGGTCACGGAGGAGCAGATCCTTTGATTCCGTCTATTCAGATTTCCAGCAACTGTTACTTTTCCTATGCTTATCTGGCTATTATTAATAAATATCCGGGCAATCCATCCAAGGGAGTAGATGAGTGGAAAAAAATCATGAACAGCTTCGGTGTGGGGGAATTTTTAAATAATGACCTGGCAGTAGGAGCAAAAGGCAGAATTCCATCAGGAGAATTTTATGAGAAAAGACAAAAAACGCTGAACAAATACAGCGGTAAAAAAGATTATAAAAACTGGGATCCTCTGGCCACCGGTGCCGTTTTTAACGGAATGGGGCAGGGGGACATCATGATCACGCCTCTCCAGCTGGCCAATTATGTGGGAGCGATTGCCAACAAAGGCTGGTACTATACGCCCCATATTGTAAAAGCGATCGATGGAAAACCTAATCCTGATCCGAGATTCAAAAAGAAACATAAGACTTTGGTAGATCCGAAACACTTTGAGCCTGTACTGAAAGGAATGGAGGCCGTAGTACTGAGGGGAACCGCGAGAAGTTTAAAATCCAACGACTTTACGATGTTGGCAAAAACGGGTACGGCACAGGTTCCGCAGGGAAAAGACAACTCAATTTTTGTACTGATTGCTCCTGCAGATAAACCTAAAATTGTGGTAGTTGCCGTGATGGAGCATGCCGGATTCGGTGCCACATGGGCGGGCCCTGCTTCTGCAGTCATTGCTGAAAAATATATTACAGGAGATTTAAAAAGAGAAAATCTTTATAAAAAAATGACAGGCGCCAGTTTCATGCCTGAATATAAGAGACAGTGGGTAGCTGATCTGAAACGTAAAGGTCTTTATAAAGATCCTGCTATGGATTCTGTGAAACAAAAAAGAATTCAGGATAGCCTTAAATTGGTTAAGGAACAGAAGCTTAAACTGCAGAAAAGGATTGACGAAGAAACAAAGAACAGTAAAAATACAAAACCTGCGAAGCAATGA
- a CDS encoding rod shape-determining protein — translation MSLFDMFTQEIAIDLGTANTLIIHNNKIVIDQPSIVAIERSTGRPIAVGEHAKHMQGKTHEDIKTIRPLKDGVIADFHASEHMIKEFIKKIPGIKGKFIQPALRIVICIPSGITEVEKRAVRDSAQKVNAKEVRLIYEPMAAAIGVGIDVQKPEGNMIIDIGGGTTEIAVVALGGIVCDKSVKIAGDVFTNDIAYYLRTHHNLYIGERTAERIKIEVGSAVEDLDVDIEDIPVQGRDLITGKPKEIMVGYKEIARALDKSIIRIEDAVMETLSLTPPELAADIYKTGIYLAGGGALLRGLADRLHKKTGLPVFVAEDPLRAVVRGTGIALKNMDKFNFLIK, via the coding sequence ATGAGTTTATTCGATATGTTTACGCAAGAAATTGCGATAGACCTTGGTACTGCCAACACCCTTATCATCCATAATAATAAAATTGTTATAGATCAGCCGTCAATTGTTGCAATTGAGCGTTCTACAGGGAGACCGATTGCGGTCGGGGAGCATGCGAAGCATATGCAGGGTAAAACTCACGAGGATATCAAGACCATTCGTCCATTGAAAGACGGGGTTATTGCAGATTTTCATGCTTCTGAACATATGATTAAAGAATTTATCAAAAAAATTCCTGGAATCAAAGGTAAATTTATTCAACCGGCTTTAAGAATTGTGATCTGTATTCCTTCCGGAATCACTGAGGTTGAAAAGAGAGCAGTAAGAGATTCTGCCCAGAAAGTAAATGCTAAAGAAGTACGATTGATCTATGAGCCAATGGCAGCAGCTATAGGAGTCGGGATCGATGTACAGAAACCTGAAGGTAATATGATTATCGATATCGGTGGGGGTACTACGGAAATTGCCGTGGTTGCTTTAGGAGGTATCGTTTGTGATAAATCTGTGAAAATTGCCGGGGATGTATTTACTAATGATATTGCATATTACCTGAGAACGCACCACAACCTTTACATCGGTGAAAGAACGGCTGAGAGAATCAAAATTGAAGTGGGCTCTGCTGTTGAGGATCTTGATGTTGATATTGAAGATATTCCGGTGCAGGGTAGAGACCTTATCACAGGGAAACCTAAAGAAATTATGGTTGGGTATAAAGAGATTGCCCGTGCATTAGACAAATCCATTATCAGGATTGAAGATGCCGTTATGGAAACGCTTTCCCTTACTCCTCCTGAGTTGGCTGCAGATATCTATAAAACAGGTATTTATCTTGCTGGTGGCGGTGCATTGCTGAGAGGGCTTGCGGATAGGTTACACAAGAAAACAGGTCTGCCTGTATTCGTTGCAGAAGATCCTTTGAGAGCCGTAGTTCGCGGAACAGGTATTGCGCTTAAGAATATGGATAAATTCAATTTCTTAATTAAATAA
- a CDS encoding patatin-like phospholipase family protein, producing the protein MKKTTILSLDGGGIRGIITCIILRYIEEQLQIHDKPSAKLGDYFDLVAGSSTGGLIASIILCPDEHRKAKYSIQKGLELYAEKGGDIFQVSFWERLVNPFGLLNEKISQEALEKNLNDFFGKLELKELIKPCLITSYDIENRRAKLFNSWKANVSTDNFYVKDVCRATSAAPTYFSPVQIKSMYGQIFSLIDGGMFANNPSLCAYAEARKISFAEVLKNHQKANHPTVNDMIMISIGTGIESRSYSFKKMEKSGKLGWVNPIIDILMSANAETVDYQLCQMFQTLGLRNQKNYYRLNPSLKNASPAMDNVRRSNIENLIQAGLSYIDDNRETLNQIVQKLIKNKI; encoded by the coding sequence ATGAAAAAAACAACCATTCTTTCTTTAGACGGGGGCGGAATACGGGGGATCATCACCTGTATTATTCTACGCTACATAGAGGAGCAATTGCAGATTCATGATAAGCCAAGCGCCAAACTTGGTGATTATTTTGATCTGGTAGCCGGAAGCAGTACAGGAGGTCTGATTGCGTCTATTATTCTATGCCCTGACGAACACCGAAAAGCAAAATATTCTATTCAAAAAGGATTAGAGCTATATGCTGAAAAAGGGGGAGACATATTTCAGGTCTCTTTTTGGGAAAGATTAGTAAATCCTTTTGGATTACTGAACGAAAAAATTTCTCAGGAAGCTCTTGAAAAAAATTTAAATGACTTTTTTGGAAAGTTAGAATTAAAAGAACTGATAAAACCATGCCTGATCACCAGTTATGATATAGAGAACCGAAGAGCAAAACTTTTTAACTCCTGGAAGGCCAATGTAAGCACAGATAATTTTTATGTAAAAGATGTCTGCAGAGCTACTTCTGCTGCTCCAACCTATTTCAGCCCTGTTCAGATAAAATCGATGTACGGACAGATTTTCAGTCTGATTGACGGCGGAATGTTTGCCAATAATCCTTCACTCTGCGCTTACGCCGAAGCCCGGAAAATATCTTTTGCAGAAGTGTTAAAAAACCATCAGAAAGCAAATCATCCGACGGTTAATGACATGATTATGATTTCTATCGGAACCGGTATCGAATCCAGGAGCTATTCATTTAAAAAAATGGAAAAATCCGGCAAACTGGGATGGGTGAATCCTATTATTGATATTTTAATGTCTGCCAATGCAGAGACTGTAGATTACCAGCTTTGTCAGATGTTTCAGACCTTGGGACTGCGGAATCAGAAAAATTACTACCGACTGAATCCTTCACTGAAAAATGCTTCTCCGGCGATGGATAACGTAAGAAGATCAAATATTGAGAATCTGATTCAGGCCGGATTAAGTTATATAGATGATAACAGGGAAACCCTGAACCAAATTGTACAGAAACTTATTAAAAACAAAATATAA
- a CDS encoding pentapeptide repeat-containing protein, with protein sequence MKEAYILDQTFEDAVFSQFEKGEYENCVFRNCNFEYADLSGFSFSDCQFVACNLSMSKLVSTAFREVIFKECKMFGLHFDDCNAFGMAFSFEGCLLHHSIFYRTNIKRTQFKNSKLIEADFSDCDLSFAVFNHCDLAGAVFENTNLEKADFRTSVNYSIDPAQNRLKKAKFSLSGIDGLLQQFDIEIDKNS encoded by the coding sequence ATGAAAGAAGCATACATTTTGGACCAGACTTTCGAAGATGCCGTTTTTTCACAGTTTGAAAAAGGTGAATATGAAAACTGTGTATTCCGGAATTGTAATTTTGAATACGCAGATCTGTCGGGTTTCAGTTTTAGCGACTGTCAATTCGTAGCGTGTAATCTGAGTATGTCAAAACTTGTTTCTACGGCCTTTCGTGAGGTTATTTTTAAAGAATGTAAGATGTTCGGACTTCACTTTGATGACTGCAATGCATTTGGAATGGCTTTTAGTTTTGAGGGCTGCCTGTTGCACCATTCAATTTTCTACAGAACAAACATAAAGAGAACTCAGTTTAAAAATTCAAAGCTTATAGAGGCGGATTTTTCCGACTGTGATCTTTCTTTTGCCGTCTTTAACCACTGCGATCTGGCTGGGGCTGTTTTCGAGAATACCAACCTGGAAAAAGCAGATTTCAGAACATCAGTCAACTATTCGATAGATCCTGCTCAGAACAGGCTGAAAAAGGCTAAATTTTCACTTTCCGGAATCGACGGACTTTTGCAACAGTTCGACATCGAAATTGATAAAAATAGCTAA
- the rodA gene encoding rod shape-determining protein RodA: MKWTEGIDKLGLGLYFLLCIFAIANIYSVDQKLGEKQLIFFGISLFVGLIIFVGRSKFFENMAGIIYISGVLLLIGLFPFGKEILGQKNWYKFGSFTMQPVEFAKIGTALMVSNYVSGPDFNLKNRKSLLTALGIIGIPAVVVLAIPDVGSMLVFIAFFIALYREGLSGLLFGVGFLFAGVFLVSLAIPPVYVVITILLIAGGWIAMNYYKMSWNVISISGIAGSILVLCGLAFGSPYILEKLPKHQRERIEVLFKGEKAFRDTSGYNLLYSKTAIGSGGFLGKGYREGSVTQGKFVPEQETDYIFCTVGEEWGFLGSAVLVLSYMVYIGRIYYLAEKQKSTFNRVFGYCFASILLMHFTINLGMVMGLFPTVGIPLPYFSYGGSSLLAFSIMTFIFFKLNYADKNSLV; the protein is encoded by the coding sequence ATGAAATGGACAGAAGGAATAGATAAATTAGGTCTTGGCTTATATTTCCTGCTTTGCATTTTTGCCATTGCAAATATTTACAGTGTAGACCAGAAATTGGGCGAAAAACAATTGATTTTCTTCGGTATTTCTCTGTTTGTAGGACTTATTATTTTTGTCGGAAGAAGTAAATTCTTTGAAAATATGGCTGGGATCATCTATATAAGCGGTGTTTTACTGCTTATCGGTCTTTTTCCTTTCGGAAAAGAAATTTTGGGCCAGAAAAACTGGTATAAATTCGGAAGTTTTACGATGCAACCTGTAGAATTTGCAAAGATAGGAACAGCCCTTATGGTTTCCAACTATGTTTCCGGTCCAGACTTTAATTTAAAAAACAGAAAATCACTTTTAACGGCACTTGGAATTATAGGGATTCCTGCAGTTGTGGTTCTTGCCATTCCTGATGTGGGTTCTATGTTGGTGTTCATCGCTTTTTTTATCGCGTTATACCGGGAAGGGCTGAGCGGTCTGCTTTTCGGCGTGGGCTTTCTTTTTGCAGGTGTATTTCTTGTTTCACTGGCTATACCTCCGGTATACGTTGTTATTACCATTTTGCTGATTGCAGGAGGATGGATCGCGATGAATTATTATAAAATGTCCTGGAATGTTATTTCTATTTCTGGGATTGCGGGATCTATTCTGGTCTTATGCGGACTTGCTTTTGGGTCGCCTTATATTTTAGAAAAACTGCCAAAACACCAGAGAGAGAGAATTGAGGTTCTTTTTAAAGGTGAAAAGGCTTTCAGGGATACTTCAGGATATAATTTACTGTATTCAAAAACCGCAATAGGATCGGGCGGCTTTTTAGGAAAAGGGTACAGGGAAGGTTCTGTAACCCAAGGGAAATTTGTTCCGGAGCAAGAAACCGATTATATCTTCTGTACCGTGGGAGAAGAATGGGGGTTTCTGGGCAGTGCTGTGCTGGTGTTATCTTATATGGTATATATAGGTAGGATCTATTACCTTGCAGAAAAGCAGAAATCTACCTTTAACAGGGTTTTCGGGTATTGCTTTGCCTCTATTCTTCTCATGCACTTTACGATTAATTTAGGGATGGTTATGGGACTTTTTCCTACCGTCGGTATTCCTTTACCCTATTTCAGCTACGGAGGAAGTTCTCTATTAGCCTTCTCGATCATGACTTTCATTTTCTTTAAACTGAATTACGCTGATAAAAACAGCCTGGTTTAA
- a CDS encoding rod shape-determining protein MreD, with translation MISRTLFTDILIMIFLVALQIFVLNRITIFGKYTPVLYPVFVMFYPFFRNKFQFLALSFLIGLSVDAFLYSWGINAFATTLIAYFRTLIFRTSTDTSTDFFSFQSLQWAQFLLFLFSSIFLHQLLVQYIEFFKLSRFFEILINVLVTSIISFIFIVIYALIFKIKQKV, from the coding sequence ATGATTAGCAGGACTTTATTTACGGACATATTAATCATGATTTTTCTGGTTGCATTACAAATATTTGTTTTGAACAGGATTACGATTTTCGGAAAATACACGCCGGTATTATATCCTGTATTTGTCATGTTTTATCCTTTTTTCAGAAATAAATTTCAATTCCTTGCGCTCAGTTTTTTAATCGGTCTCTCGGTAGATGCTTTCCTTTACTCATGGGGAATCAATGCGTTTGCTACAACATTGATCGCGTATTTCAGAACCTTAATTTTCAGAACCTCTACCGATACTTCCACCGATTTTTTCTCATTTCAGTCCCTCCAGTGGGCGCAGTTTTTGCTGTTTTTATTTTCAAGTATCTTTTTACATCAGCTTTTAGTGCAATATATAGAGTTCTTTAAGTTGAGTAGATTTTTTGAAATATTAATTAATGTATTGGTAACGAGTATAATTTCATTTATCTTTATTGTTATTTATGCATTAATATTTAAAATCAAACAAAAAGTTTGA
- a CDS encoding response regulator, whose protein sequence is MEGKKIMICDDDPGILEVLEMILEIEGYTVYTESNSTNLIKEISQTLPDLLLMDLWMPVLSGDQLLRTIRGTKELEHLPVIILSASVDGNEIASNAGADGFIAKPFDMDEVSVKIQNVLSDIRQVN, encoded by the coding sequence ATGGAAGGAAAAAAAATAATGATTTGTGATGACGACCCCGGAATATTGGAAGTTCTGGAAATGATCCTTGAAATCGAAGGGTATACCGTTTATACAGAAAGCAACAGTACCAATTTAATCAAAGAGATCAGTCAGACCCTGCCGGACCTGCTCCTTATGGATCTCTGGATGCCGGTACTGTCGGGAGACCAGTTGTTAAGAACAATCAGAGGAACGAAAGAATTGGAGCATCTGCCTGTAATTATTCTTTCCGCCAGTGTTGATGGCAACGAAATCGCCAGTAATGCCGGGGCCGACGGATTTATTGCCAAACCATTTGATATGGATGAAGTATCTGTGAAAATTCAAAATGTATTATCAGATATACGACAAGTCAATTAG
- the mreC gene encoding rod shape-determining protein MreC codes for MGFLLRLFSKNALFVFFIFLQIIALVLIFSKNAMQKSWIAGQSAALNSRVSGYIDEGVSYLKLKQINEDLVSQNKALMVELYGKQGAANPQFRKVHDTLGGGQIYTFVDGEIVFNSINRRNNYFTINRGRRDGVFPQMGVMAPKGIAGIVINSTDSYALVQSVLSVNTIRINAALKNSGYFGTLTWNGDNSRVMHLADIPKYVALKVGDTVITDGKSAIFPKGVMIGTIAGYSVDNKTGFWDISVELSEKMGALNKVFVVKNLKKAEVQKIQDTMQAVIKKEND; via the coding sequence ATGGGATTTTTGCTGAGATTATTTTCGAAGAACGCACTTTTTGTCTTCTTTATATTCCTGCAAATTATTGCTCTGGTTCTGATATTCTCTAAAAATGCCATGCAGAAATCCTGGATCGCAGGTCAGTCTGCTGCGTTAAACTCCAGGGTTTCGGGATATATTGACGAAGGAGTTTCTTATCTGAAGCTTAAACAGATCAACGAAGATCTGGTTTCTCAGAATAAAGCATTAATGGTAGAGCTCTACGGAAAACAGGGCGCTGCAAATCCTCAGTTCAGAAAAGTTCATGACACCCTGGGTGGTGGACAGATCTATACATTCGTTGATGGTGAAATTGTTTTTAACAGCATCAACAGAAGAAACAATTACTTTACTATAAACAGAGGCAGAAGAGACGGGGTGTTTCCGCAGATGGGCGTAATGGCTCCAAAGGGAATTGCCGGAATTGTCATTAACTCTACCGATAGCTACGCATTGGTTCAGTCTGTTTTGAGTGTAAACACAATCCGAATAAATGCTGCCTTAAAAAATTCAGGATATTTCGGAACCTTAACCTGGAATGGTGATAATTCGAGAGTAATGCACCTGGCAGACATTCCTAAATATGTAGCTTTAAAAGTAGGAGATACCGTGATTACCGATGGTAAATCAGCAATTTTTCCTAAAGGGGTAATGATCGGTACCATTGCAGGATATTCGGTAGATAATAAAACAGGTTTCTGGGATATTTCAGTTGAATTAAGCGAAAAAATGGGCGCTTTGAATAAAGTGTTCGTTGTTAAAAATCTTAAAAAAGCTGAAGTACAAAAGATTCAGGATACCATGCAGGCTGTAATAAAAAAAGAAAATGATTAG
- a CDS encoding C40 family peptidase, which produces MKKRVLFYLVALVSTVSLQSCATNYVVSKPATYTKEYKTDAKLASLDTKKMEQDKQRLIDSFLAEKAASLVNAKNAVKNSEIAKAIRHNKTIDNVLTEAETYLGTPYRYGGMTRNGIDCSAFVLSVFGAAAGLSLPRVAASQSQEGEKIEKENLQKGDLIFFSHGRRISHVGIVESVTEEGEVKFIHAATSRGVMISSLNDSYWGPKYRFGKRVINENGEAYNNLASTTPASNATSF; this is translated from the coding sequence ATGAAGAAAAGAGTTTTGTTTTATTTAGTTGCTTTAGTTTCTACAGTTTCCTTACAGTCTTGCGCTACCAATTATGTAGTTTCAAAACCAGCAACTTACACTAAAGAATACAAAACAGATGCCAAACTTGCTTCTCTTGATACGAAGAAGATGGAGCAGGACAAGCAAAGATTAATTGATTCTTTCCTTGCAGAAAAAGCGGCATCTTTAGTAAATGCTAAAAACGCAGTTAAGAATTCTGAGATAGCCAAGGCAATCAGACACAACAAAACGATCGACAATGTCTTAACAGAAGCTGAAACATACTTGGGAACACCTTACAGATATGGAGGGATGACAAGAAATGGTATCGATTGTTCAGCTTTCGTTCTTTCTGTATTCGGTGCCGCAGCAGGCCTTAGCTTACCTAGAGTAGCTGCCTCTCAGTCACAGGAAGGAGAAAAAATTGAAAAGGAAAACCTTCAGAAAGGAGACCTTATTTTCTTTTCTCATGGAAGAAGAATTTCTCACGTTGGTATTGTAGAAAGTGTAACAGAAGAGGGGGAGGTTAAATTCATTCACGCTGCTACATCAAGGGGGGTAATGATTTCTTCATTAAATGACTCTTACTGGGGACCTAAATACAGATTCGGAAAAAGAGTAATCAACGAAAACGGAGAAGCCTATAATAATCTGGCCAGTACAACTCCAGCATCAAACGCAACAAGTTTTTAA
- a CDS encoding M15 family metallopeptidase encodes MDKVSLGRIEKLHPYVREEVKQIIKECDEALEGRAKIRITQGLRSFEEQEKLYAIGRLTTGKKVTNAKAGQSIHNYGLAVDICLIIDGKTASWDTAKDWDNDGVADWYECVKIFARHGWDWGGNWKTFKDLPHFEKKNITTKKGVIKTSWRTLLKMTRDKEGYVIL; translated from the coding sequence ATGGACAAAGTTAGCCTAGGAAGAATCGAAAAACTGCACCCTTATGTCAGAGAGGAAGTGAAGCAAATTATTAAAGAATGCGATGAAGCATTAGAAGGAAGAGCAAAAATCAGAATTACCCAGGGTTTAAGAAGTTTTGAGGAACAGGAAAAACTCTACGCGATCGGTAGACTGACCACAGGAAAAAAAGTAACGAATGCCAAAGCAGGACAAAGTATTCATAACTATGGTCTTGCTGTAGATATTTGTTTAATTATTGACGGAAAAACCGCAAGCTGGGATACCGCTAAAGACTGGGATAATGACGGCGTTGCCGATTGGTACGAATGTGTAAAAATTTTTGCAAGACATGGCTGGGACTGGGGAGGAAACTGGAAAACTTTTAAAGACCTGCCGCATTTTGAAAAAAAGAATATTACTACGAAAAAAGGAGTGATTAAGACAAGCTGGAGAACTCTTTTGAAAATGACCAGGGATAAAGAAGGATATGTTATTTTATAA